From the Quercus lobata isolate SW786 chromosome 6, ValleyOak3.0 Primary Assembly, whole genome shotgun sequence genome, one window contains:
- the LOC115949590 gene encoding uncharacterized protein LOC115949590, which yields MEKALVNHNCKWGQRQLFSLPLWNPLTVAVKLKPGRQKQKPIGLVAQRNASVSVSVSVAGNGSNSTLRRPPDFNLPNWNSFPSTLTLTLTTQPLPVQQQLLLKPSPLLALFSLLFVLSMALGSILSLAILSIPIMNAFTRLAASMDKLSKVVSEEVPGTLSSLKLSGLEINELTQQLDKLRQIVSGTRYRKKERNK from the exons ATGGAAAAAGCTCTGGTCAATCATAATTGTAAGTGGGGGCAAAGGCAATTGTTCTCTCTGCCTCTTTGGAATCCCctgacagtggcagtgaagcTAAAACCAGGGAGGCAGAAGCAGAAGCCTATCGGATTAGTTGCTCAGAGAAATGCATCTGTGTCTGTGTCTGTGTCTGTGGCAGGAAATGGCTCAAATTCCACACTGCGGCGGCCGCCGGATTTTAATTTACCAAATTGGAATTCCTTCCCAtccactctcactctcacactcaCTACTCAGCCTCTGCCCGTTCAACAACAACTCCTCCTCAAACCCTCTCCACTATTGgctcttttttctctcctttttgtcCTCTCCATg GCCCTTGGCTCTATTTTGTCCTTGGCTATACTTTCCATTCCTATCATGAAT GCTTTTACAAGATTAGCAGCTTCTATGGATAAATTGTCCAAAGTTGTCTCTGAGGAGGTACCAGgtaccttgtcttctctaaaaCTTTCTGGGTTGGAGATTAACGAGTTGACCCAACAACTTGACAAGCTCAG GCAAATAGTTTCTGGAACTCGTTAccgaaagaaagaaagaaacaaataa